A genomic segment from Polyangium mundeleinium encodes:
- a CDS encoding acyl-CoA thioesterase codes for MSETASRDGYPHFLVIPTRWMDNDIYGHVNNVVYYSYFDTVINRWLISEGGLDIERGDVIGVAAESHCRYLRGVSFPTDIDAGLRVGKLGRSSVRYEIGLFPRGEALVAAEGYFVHVFVDRVNRKPTPIPARIRAALERIVVPPSAVG; via the coding sequence ATGAGCGAAACGGCCTCGCGCGACGGCTACCCGCACTTCCTGGTCATTCCGACGCGGTGGATGGACAACGACATCTACGGCCACGTCAACAACGTCGTTTATTACTCGTATTTCGACACCGTCATCAATCGCTGGCTCATCAGCGAAGGCGGGCTCGACATCGAGCGGGGCGACGTGATCGGCGTCGCCGCGGAGTCGCATTGTCGGTACCTGCGCGGCGTGTCGTTCCCGACGGACATCGACGCGGGGCTGCGCGTGGGCAAGCTCGGCCGCTCCAGCGTGCGGTACGAGATCGGGCTTTTCCCGCGCGGCGAGGCGCTCGTGGCCGCAGAGGGATATTTCGTCCACGTCTTCGTGGATCGGGTGAACCGCAAGCCGACGCCGATCCCCGCTCGGATCCGCGCCGCGCTCGAGCGGATCGTCGTGCCCCCGAGCGCTGTCGGATGA
- a CDS encoding DODA-type extradiol aromatic ring-opening family dioxygenase, with the protein MSHEREEGLTRRQAIVAGIAGAATIAALPGALGGAAAPSADEPQKPSVAGRLPVVFLPHGGGPWPFVDVGMGKAEHDELAGYLRSIRALPAAPPKALLVISAHWEEPVPTVMTAERPPMFYDYYGFPPASYTLQWPAPGAPALAARVRELLGAAGFPTAENAKRGFDHGTFVPLMLTYPDADVPTLQLSLKLGLDPAEHLAMGRALAPLRDEGVFLLGSGMTYHNMRGFRDPGAGGVSEAFDAWLRETMALATEERDARLAAWSSAPSARLAHPREEHLLPLMVIAGAAGADRGTTAYNGAVWGKRLSAYHFG; encoded by the coding sequence ATGAGCCACGAACGAGAAGAGGGCCTCACGCGCCGCCAGGCGATCGTCGCGGGTATCGCCGGAGCGGCGACGATCGCGGCGCTCCCGGGCGCCTTGGGCGGCGCCGCCGCGCCTTCGGCGGACGAGCCCCAGAAGCCTTCGGTGGCAGGGCGTTTGCCGGTGGTGTTCCTGCCGCACGGCGGGGGTCCGTGGCCGTTCGTCGACGTCGGGATGGGCAAGGCGGAGCACGACGAGCTCGCGGGGTACCTGCGCTCGATCCGCGCGCTGCCGGCGGCGCCGCCGAAGGCGTTGCTCGTGATCTCGGCGCACTGGGAGGAGCCGGTGCCGACGGTGATGACGGCCGAGCGACCGCCCATGTTCTACGATTACTACGGCTTCCCGCCCGCGTCGTACACGCTGCAATGGCCGGCGCCCGGCGCCCCGGCGCTCGCGGCGCGCGTGCGTGAGCTCCTCGGCGCAGCGGGGTTTCCGACGGCGGAAAACGCGAAGCGCGGCTTCGATCACGGCACGTTCGTGCCGCTCATGCTCACGTATCCGGACGCGGACGTGCCGACGCTCCAGCTCTCGCTCAAGCTCGGCCTCGACCCGGCCGAGCACCTCGCGATGGGCCGCGCGCTCGCGCCGCTGCGGGACGAGGGCGTGTTCCTCCTCGGCAGCGGCATGACGTATCACAACATGCGGGGCTTCCGGGATCCGGGCGCCGGCGGGGTCTCGGAGGCGTTCGACGCCTGGTTACGCGAGACGATGGCGCTTGCCACGGAGGAGCGGGATGCACGGCTCGCCGCGTGGTCGAGCGCGCCGTCCGCGCGCCTCGCGCACCCGCGGGAGGAGCACCTCTTGCCGCTGATGGTCATCGCCGGCGCGGCGGGCGCCGATCGGGGCACGACGGCGTACAATGGCGCGGTATGGGGGAAACGTTTGTCGGCTTATCACTTCGGCTGA
- a CDS encoding DUF4215 domain-containing protein: protein MKRIFVGISLGGLLLVGCGDGSSNNPNTSTSSGSGSGTGGVGGMGGTGGIGGTGGDGGIGGGGGIGGGTGGMGGTGGMGGTGGMGGTGGMGGTGGMGGVGGAGGMGGAGGAGGMGGAGGSGGSPACVVDGVVNPPEQCDDGNLVDGDGCDQDCTFSCVDPAADCPAAPPCQQSACIANHTCVTLADSAQNGTSCGLNATCKDGVCVAAVCGDGVVQNGEQCDFGAANGPNAGCETNCTFSCTTGPDSCPDAETCNGVETCTTVMNGANVGQKCMPGVQVLDCTACASGVCASGACKASTCGDGCVDPTMGEQCEPPNTVLCDAMCKTVPLATCGNAIREVGEDCDDGNQVNLDGCDGTCKFEQDLRSNYLVMQFGTDTFCGTVNQLGKAITAGVAGSQLQTNIDQGIGTGTTGFLVKMFGLASLVGVDDPSVEVGVVRGTPVAGAGYSGANDLDWWYNTNTATLDASRNPLDKLTATITGGFLQAGPGSMTLPLNFFPGNATLLRLSSAKFRVSVNAGSVPLVSNGTPPGHLASEHLNPALQSFASLGQKDATFSGLLCGNITARSLSQAPIPSEFLPGGPLACTQGYSASNSLLDVLVTGCSINPFGFPIVAINATQPDEADPAAPVGGDGAPYKLTVNAQKIVASCTDKNNASVNVSTCLDAAAYSSFFRFAMGRVILK from the coding sequence ATGAAGCGTATCTTCGTCGGCATTTCTCTCGGTGGTCTCCTCCTCGTCGGTTGCGGCGACGGCTCCAGCAACAACCCGAACACGAGCACGAGCTCCGGTTCGGGCTCCGGCACCGGCGGCGTCGGCGGCATGGGCGGCACCGGTGGCATCGGCGGTACCGGTGGCGACGGCGGCATCGGCGGTGGCGGAGGCATCGGCGGTGGCACCGGAGGAATGGGCGGCACCGGAGGAATGGGCGGCACCGGAGGAATGGGCGGCACCGGAGGAATGGGCGGCACTGGAGGAATGGGCGGCGTGGGCGGCGCCGGCGGCATGGGCGGCGCGGGTGGGGCAGGGGGCATGGGCGGCGCGGGCGGCTCGGGCGGCTCTCCTGCTTGCGTCGTCGATGGCGTCGTAAACCCCCCGGAGCAGTGCGACGACGGCAACCTCGTCGACGGCGACGGCTGCGATCAGGATTGCACGTTCTCGTGCGTCGACCCTGCGGCCGATTGCCCCGCGGCGCCGCCTTGCCAGCAAAGCGCGTGCATCGCGAACCATACCTGCGTCACCCTCGCTGATTCCGCGCAGAACGGCACCTCGTGTGGCCTGAACGCGACCTGCAAGGACGGCGTCTGCGTGGCCGCCGTCTGCGGCGACGGCGTCGTCCAGAACGGGGAGCAATGTGATTTCGGCGCGGCGAACGGCCCGAATGCGGGGTGCGAGACGAACTGCACGTTCTCGTGCACCACGGGGCCGGACTCCTGCCCCGACGCCGAGACGTGCAACGGCGTCGAGACGTGCACGACCGTGATGAACGGCGCGAACGTCGGGCAGAAGTGCATGCCGGGCGTGCAGGTCCTCGATTGCACGGCGTGCGCCTCGGGCGTCTGCGCCTCCGGCGCCTGCAAGGCGTCCACCTGCGGCGACGGCTGCGTCGACCCCACGATGGGCGAGCAATGCGAGCCGCCGAATACCGTCCTTTGCGACGCGATGTGCAAGACCGTCCCCTTGGCCACGTGCGGCAACGCCATCCGGGAGGTCGGCGAGGATTGCGACGACGGGAACCAGGTCAACCTCGACGGCTGCGACGGGACCTGCAAGTTCGAGCAGGATCTGCGATCGAACTACCTGGTCATGCAGTTCGGCACCGACACCTTCTGCGGGACGGTGAACCAGCTCGGCAAAGCGATCACGGCGGGCGTGGCCGGAAGCCAGCTCCAGACCAACATCGATCAGGGCATCGGCACCGGGACGACGGGCTTCCTCGTCAAGATGTTCGGCCTCGCGAGCCTCGTCGGCGTCGATGATCCGTCGGTCGAGGTCGGCGTCGTGCGCGGCACGCCCGTGGCGGGCGCGGGCTACAGCGGCGCGAATGATCTCGATTGGTGGTACAACACGAACACGGCGACCCTCGACGCGTCCCGGAATCCGCTCGACAAGCTCACCGCCACCATCACCGGCGGCTTCTTGCAGGCGGGGCCGGGCTCGATGACCCTCCCGCTCAATTTCTTCCCGGGCAACGCGACGCTCCTCCGTCTGTCGAGCGCCAAGTTCCGCGTCTCCGTCAATGCTGGCTCGGTGCCGCTCGTCTCGAATGGAACGCCCCCCGGCCACCTCGCCTCCGAGCACCTGAACCCCGCGTTGCAGAGCTTCGCGAGCCTGGGACAAAAAGACGCGACGTTCTCCGGTCTGCTCTGCGGCAACATCACCGCGAGGTCGCTCTCGCAAGCCCCCATTCCGTCGGAGTTCCTCCCCGGCGGCCCGCTGGCGTGCACGCAGGGCTACAGCGCGTCGAATTCGCTCCTCGACGTGCTCGTGACCGGCTGCTCGATCAACCCCTTTGGGTTCCCGATTGTAGCCATCAACGCGACGCAGCCGGACGAGGCCGATCCGGCCGCGCCCGTCGGCGGCGACGGCGCGCCTTACAAGCTGACCGTGAATGCGCAGAAGATCGTGGCGAGCTGCACCGACAAGAACAACGCGTCGGTGAACGTCTCCACCTGCCTCGACGCGGCCGCATATTCGAGTTTCTTCCGCTTCGCGATGGGCCGCGTCATCCTCAAGTGA
- a CDS encoding AAA family ATPase, translating into MAYRIVGAAIHEGSNTVLYRGERDDDLTPVVIKLPRGDVSPRDIERLRHEYAILKTLDAPGVVKALALEPSERGVALVLEALPGETLAALLRARRLDVTTALTIAHGIAGILGSVHQRGIVHRDVKPQNILHQPETGSLHLLDFGLAMRMSEAPERLGVEGLAGTLAYLAPEQTGRMNRPVDHRADLYAFGVTLYHMLTAALPFTTTDPVELVHSHIARVPIAPREVDGRIPAVVSALVMKLLAKAPEDRYQTARGVELDLAACLRQLEATGTVEVFPLGRHDSAAELHLPERLYGRADEERSLRDAFERARVGPAELVLLVGPSGVGKSALIQDFRRSLPRDGARFLAGKFDLLSRGVPYGPVIHAFRELSQQLLGESAAELASFQARLSQTLAGNGRVLVDLVPELATILGPQPALPALGPTESQNRMRLVLERFVQVFTSPERPLVLFFDDLQWADAGTLKLLWVLLADRDCPGLLILGAYRDNEVDAAHPLTTTLTALRDDGVVVREIGLGSLGVEEVAHLLGDALAVEPLRARPLAMAVQAKTQGNPFFVGQFLHALHEGRQIRYDAEQSAWRWDIEAIEAREVTDNVVDLIVGNLALLEGETQHVLRLAACIGHNFTLQTLSTIDELSPDRTADALLPAIREGLVVPEEADRYRFLHNRVQQAAYATIDEADRAATHLRIGRLLLAGMDPGAPDRAHFEIAFHLNRGEAQMQDPAERISLAERNLDVGRKAKASNAYEAAAYHFRIGTTLLPESSWQDLYALTFALHKELAACDSLCGNFDRAEASFERLVERARSKADLANVFALKLQLYQVAGKYAEAVDVGFRALRRFGLEMPETDEALQAATTREMQEVQALLGERPIEALLDAPVMADPEQIAVMCILNELLSCSYIGRPAVFPLSVMRAVRHSLHHGNSPASSYSYSCYAVLLVTWDQIPTAVAASEMAMALNERFDDAASRGRVLHVHGNHIHFWVNHYRTCFPIVERAFDACLAVGEFVNAGFIAHAVTWLALERGDALDDVIKFSDRFAAFAKRSRNELILLAIQITQQFARTLTRPWLPDRPLDDDRFCGDSILATFTRAGFRTGIAFYHITLLMLHYTVGHYEEAVASADRARDVLDAVPTLPIEPTFYLYEALALLARGPAGDVEAARRDQTRIDTTLAKLARYAEFGPENYEHKHLLVRAEAARVAGRHLEADDLYDRAILSARTHGFTPYEALANELAGRALLARGRQLLAPVYLREAHAAYVRWGAAHKAELLTKEHPHIVAHGLARVPATHASASTSTSAGRGVGGMVDMATVLRLGQALAGEMELPKVIEQLMRIVLSNAGATRGALILDREGVLRIEATITLGPDVVTVGDRGPMDACTDLPISVIRYAARTREVVVLGDASADPRFVKDGSLRGRGLLSMVCLPLVHRRRLVGLLSLENGLVRDAFSADRVEFLDLLCAQAATALENALLVGRLQEASQALRQSNERLEAEVAERTHDLLEANTQLTREFSERERAEQERTALQAEIIRVQTDLLVELSTPLIPITDDILVMPLIGAMDARRAERVMDTVLSGASGSGARVVIMDITGMKTVDEAAASALIRTASALRLLGMQAWLTGVRQEVAQTLIALGIDLGGILTFGSLKRGVAHATRLARVTSR; encoded by the coding sequence ATGGCCTACCGTATCGTCGGAGCTGCGATCCACGAAGGCTCGAACACCGTCCTTTATCGTGGGGAGCGGGATGACGACCTCACCCCCGTCGTCATCAAGCTCCCGCGCGGAGACGTCTCCCCGCGGGACATCGAGCGGCTCCGGCACGAATACGCGATCCTGAAGACCCTCGACGCGCCAGGTGTCGTGAAGGCCCTGGCGCTCGAGCCCTCCGAGCGCGGCGTCGCGCTGGTGCTGGAGGCGCTCCCGGGTGAGACGCTCGCTGCGCTCCTCCGCGCGCGGCGCCTCGACGTGACGACGGCGCTCACGATCGCCCACGGCATCGCGGGCATTCTCGGGAGCGTCCACCAGCGCGGGATCGTCCACCGCGACGTGAAGCCGCAAAACATCCTTCATCAACCGGAGACGGGGAGCCTTCACCTCCTCGATTTCGGCCTGGCCATGCGAATGTCGGAGGCGCCCGAGCGCCTCGGCGTGGAAGGTCTGGCGGGGACGCTCGCTTATCTCGCGCCCGAGCAGACGGGCCGCATGAATCGGCCGGTGGATCACCGCGCCGACCTGTATGCATTCGGCGTCACCCTCTACCACATGCTCACCGCGGCGCTGCCGTTCACGACCACCGACCCCGTCGAGCTCGTGCATAGCCACATCGCCCGTGTCCCCATCGCGCCGCGGGAGGTCGACGGGCGTATCCCCGCGGTCGTCTCCGCGCTGGTCATGAAGCTCCTCGCCAAGGCGCCGGAGGATCGATACCAGACCGCTCGTGGCGTCGAGCTCGACCTCGCCGCGTGCCTTCGCCAGCTCGAAGCCACGGGCACCGTCGAGGTGTTTCCGCTCGGCCGCCACGACAGCGCCGCCGAGCTGCACCTCCCGGAGAGGCTTTATGGCCGCGCGGACGAAGAAAGAAGCTTGCGCGACGCATTCGAGCGGGCGCGCGTCGGGCCGGCGGAGCTCGTCCTCCTCGTGGGCCCCTCCGGCGTCGGCAAATCGGCGCTCATCCAGGATTTTCGCCGCAGCCTCCCTCGCGACGGCGCGCGTTTCCTCGCCGGCAAATTTGATCTCCTGAGCCGAGGCGTCCCGTACGGCCCCGTCATTCACGCGTTCCGCGAGCTCTCGCAGCAGCTCCTCGGGGAGAGCGCCGCCGAGCTCGCGTCCTTTCAGGCGCGGCTCTCGCAGACGCTCGCCGGCAATGGGCGGGTCCTCGTGGATCTCGTCCCGGAGCTCGCGACGATCCTGGGCCCGCAGCCCGCGCTCCCGGCCCTCGGGCCGACCGAGTCGCAAAACCGCATGCGCCTCGTGCTCGAGCGCTTCGTGCAGGTCTTCACGAGCCCGGAGCGGCCGCTCGTCCTTTTCTTCGACGATCTCCAGTGGGCCGACGCGGGCACCCTCAAGCTCCTTTGGGTCCTGCTCGCCGATCGGGATTGCCCCGGCCTCTTGATCCTCGGCGCCTACCGCGACAACGAGGTGGACGCGGCGCATCCCTTGACGACGACCCTCACCGCGCTGCGGGACGACGGCGTCGTGGTGCGTGAGATCGGGCTCGGCTCGCTCGGCGTCGAGGAGGTCGCGCATTTGCTCGGCGATGCGCTCGCCGTGGAACCGCTCCGCGCAAGGCCGCTCGCCATGGCCGTCCAGGCGAAGACCCAAGGAAACCCATTTTTCGTGGGCCAGTTCCTGCACGCATTGCACGAAGGTCGGCAGATTCGCTACGACGCCGAGCAGAGCGCCTGGCGCTGGGACATCGAGGCCATCGAGGCGCGCGAGGTCACCGACAACGTCGTGGATCTGATCGTCGGAAACCTCGCGCTGCTCGAAGGCGAAACGCAGCACGTCCTCCGCCTCGCCGCGTGCATCGGGCACAACTTCACGCTGCAAACCCTCTCCACGATCGACGAGTTATCGCCCGACCGGACCGCCGATGCGCTCTTGCCCGCGATCCGCGAGGGGCTCGTGGTGCCGGAGGAGGCAGATCGGTACCGCTTCCTGCACAACCGCGTGCAGCAGGCCGCGTATGCCACGATAGACGAGGCCGACCGGGCCGCGACGCACCTGCGCATCGGGCGGCTCCTCCTCGCGGGAATGGATCCTGGCGCGCCGGATCGGGCCCACTTCGAGATCGCCTTCCACCTCAATCGAGGCGAAGCGCAGATGCAGGACCCTGCCGAGAGGATCTCGCTCGCCGAGCGGAACCTCGACGTCGGCCGCAAAGCCAAGGCGTCGAATGCGTACGAGGCGGCGGCCTACCATTTCCGCATCGGGACGACCCTGCTCCCGGAATCGTCCTGGCAAGACCTCTACGCGCTCACGTTCGCCCTGCACAAGGAGCTCGCGGCGTGTGATTCCCTCTGCGGCAACTTCGATCGCGCCGAGGCCTCGTTCGAGCGCCTCGTGGAGCGGGCCCGGTCCAAGGCCGATCTGGCGAACGTGTTCGCCCTGAAGCTTCAGCTCTACCAGGTCGCGGGCAAGTACGCCGAGGCCGTTGATGTCGGCTTTCGCGCGTTGCGACGCTTCGGCCTCGAGATGCCCGAGACCGACGAAGCCCTGCAGGCGGCGACGACGCGCGAGATGCAGGAGGTCCAGGCGCTCCTCGGCGAGAGGCCCATCGAGGCGCTCCTCGACGCGCCGGTGATGGCCGATCCCGAGCAGATCGCGGTGATGTGCATCCTGAACGAGCTCCTGTCCTGCTCGTACATCGGCCGCCCCGCGGTGTTTCCGCTCAGCGTCATGCGGGCCGTCCGCCATTCGCTCCACCACGGGAATTCACCCGCGTCCAGCTATTCGTATAGTTGCTACGCCGTCCTCCTCGTCACATGGGACCAGATCCCGACCGCCGTCGCGGCCTCCGAGATGGCGATGGCGTTGAACGAGCGCTTCGACGATGCCGCGTCGCGCGGCCGCGTGCTGCACGTGCACGGCAACCACATCCATTTCTGGGTCAACCATTACCGCACCTGTTTCCCCATCGTCGAGCGCGCGTTCGACGCTTGCCTCGCCGTCGGGGAGTTCGTCAACGCGGGCTTCATTGCCCACGCGGTGACGTGGCTCGCCCTGGAGCGGGGGGATGCGCTCGACGACGTCATAAAGTTTTCCGATCGCTTCGCCGCCTTCGCGAAGCGGAGCCGCAACGAGCTCATCCTGCTCGCCATTCAGATCACGCAGCAGTTTGCCCGGACCCTCACGCGCCCCTGGCTCCCGGATCGGCCCCTCGACGACGATCGATTCTGCGGGGACTCCATCCTCGCGACCTTCACGCGCGCCGGCTTCCGCACAGGCATCGCCTTCTACCACATCACGTTGCTGATGCTGCATTACACGGTCGGGCACTACGAGGAGGCGGTGGCCTCGGCCGACCGCGCGCGCGACGTCCTCGACGCCGTGCCGACCCTGCCCATCGAGCCGACGTTTTACCTGTACGAGGCGCTCGCCCTGCTCGCGCGTGGCCCCGCCGGGGACGTGGAGGCCGCGCGGCGGGACCAGACGCGGATCGACACGACCCTCGCCAAACTCGCGCGGTATGCCGAATTCGGCCCGGAGAACTACGAGCACAAACATCTCCTCGTGCGCGCAGAGGCGGCGCGCGTCGCAGGGAGGCACCTCGAAGCGGACGACCTTTACGATCGGGCGATCCTCTCCGCGCGGACCCACGGATTCACGCCGTACGAGGCGCTCGCGAACGAGCTCGCCGGCCGAGCGCTCCTCGCGCGCGGCAGGCAGCTCCTCGCGCCCGTGTACCTACGCGAGGCGCACGCCGCGTACGTTCGCTGGGGCGCGGCGCACAAGGCCGAGCTCCTCACGAAGGAGCACCCGCACATCGTCGCCCACGGCCTCGCGCGTGTACCGGCGACACACGCCTCGGCCAGCACGAGCACCTCCGCGGGCCGGGGCGTGGGCGGAATGGTCGACATGGCCACGGTCTTGCGCCTCGGGCAGGCCCTCGCCGGCGAGATGGAGCTGCCCAAAGTCATCGAGCAGCTCATGCGCATCGTGCTCAGCAATGCAGGCGCCACGCGAGGGGCCCTGATCCTCGACCGGGAAGGCGTGCTGCGGATCGAGGCGACGATCACCCTCGGGCCCGATGTCGTCACGGTAGGCGATCGTGGCCCGATGGATGCTTGCACCGACCTGCCGATCTCGGTGATCCGATATGCGGCGCGCACGCGGGAGGTCGTCGTGCTCGGCGACGCCTCGGCCGATCCGCGCTTCGTGAAGGACGGCTCGTTGCGCGGCCGCGGGCTCCTGTCGATGGTATGCCTCCCGCTCGTGCACCGGCGCCGCCTCGTCGGCTTGCTTTCCCTGGAGAATGGGCTCGTCCGCGACGCCTTCAGCGCCGATCGGGTCGAGTTTCTGGACCTGCTCTGCGCGCAGGCCGCGACCGCGCTGGAGAATGCGCTCCTCGTCGGGCGCCTCCAGGAGGCGAGCCAGGCGCTCCGGCAATCGAATGAGCGGCTCGAAGCGGAGGTCGCCGAGCGAACCCACGATTTGCTCGAGGCCAACACGCAGCTCACGCGCGAGTTCTCCGAGCGAGAACGCGCCGAGCAGGAACGCACAGCGCTTCAAGCGGAAATCATCCGCGTGCAGACCGACCTCCTCGTCGAGCTCTCCACCCCCCTGATTCCCATCACGGACGACATCCTCGTCATGCCGCTCATCGGCGCGATGGATGCGCGGCGCGCCGAGCGGGTCATGGACACGGTCCTGTCCGGTGCGTCCGGGAGCGGGGCCCGGGTGGTGATCATGGATATCACGGGGATGAAGACGGTCGACGAGGCGGCGGCGTCCGCGCTGATTCGCACGGCCTCCGCGTTACGCCTGCTCGGGATGCAGGCGTGGCTGACGGGCGTGCGTCAGGAGGTGGCCCAGACGCTGATTGCCTTGGGGATCGATCTCGGCGGGATTCTCACGTTCGGAAGCCTCAAGCGAGGCGTCGCGCACGCCACGCGCCTCGCGCGCGTCACTTCTCGTTGA
- a CDS encoding ABC transporter substrate-binding protein/permease, with translation MRKRRLAVTLLLLLPLLALVAPGRALAEEPATAPATARNAIAEARARGELRWGNDSQGGAPYVFQDPMDPNHLIGFEVDFAAALAKKLGVRARPVQGAWDGLLALLDRGDFDVVINGIEVAEEKKRVAELSRPYYVAAMRLTVRKGDTGAPRTLGALRGRKVGTLPGSLAARLSEREGAEVKTYDGGQNDIYDDLRIGRTDAVLLDDPITLYYGAIDPALEVVDGSFGEVSYAVGVPKGDTETLAAVNGAIEALAKEGTLSALYARWGLWNEPTEKMLGGPKPPSTVVAEAHDAWRAAVGKPLPFWSRVKERYPATLGLFARGALLSLVVSLLAMTVAVTLGMTLALARVYGPKPLQWLAVGYIELFRGTPLLVQLTMVYFGLPELGVTLSPFVAGVIALGLNYAAAEAENYRAGLGSVPAGQMDAARTLGLSKLASLRHVALPQAIRVALPPTTNDFIALLKDSSLISVVTLTELTKTYTSLASAMRDHLGLGLVVALFYLGLSLPFARLSRSVEERLGSKVRRPASA, from the coding sequence ATGCGCAAGCGTCGCCTCGCGGTCACGCTTCTCCTTCTGCTCCCGCTTCTCGCGCTCGTAGCCCCCGGAAGGGCGCTCGCCGAGGAGCCCGCGACAGCGCCCGCGACGGCGAGGAACGCCATCGCCGAGGCGCGCGCCCGCGGGGAGCTCCGCTGGGGGAACGATTCACAAGGCGGCGCGCCGTACGTCTTTCAGGATCCGATGGATCCAAACCACCTCATCGGCTTCGAGGTGGATTTCGCCGCCGCGCTCGCGAAGAAGCTCGGCGTGCGCGCGAGGCCCGTGCAAGGAGCGTGGGACGGGCTGCTCGCGCTGCTCGATCGCGGCGATTTCGACGTGGTCATCAACGGCATCGAGGTCGCCGAGGAGAAGAAGCGCGTCGCCGAGCTGTCGCGCCCCTATTACGTCGCCGCCATGCGGCTCACCGTGCGCAAGGGCGACACAGGCGCGCCGCGCACGCTCGGAGCGCTCCGCGGCCGCAAGGTCGGCACCTTGCCCGGCTCCCTCGCCGCGCGGCTCTCGGAGCGCGAAGGCGCCGAGGTGAAGACGTACGACGGCGGGCAAAACGACATCTACGACGACCTGCGCATCGGGCGCACCGACGCGGTGCTGCTCGACGATCCCATCACGCTTTATTACGGGGCGATCGATCCCGCGCTGGAGGTCGTCGACGGCTCGTTCGGCGAGGTCTCGTATGCGGTGGGCGTCCCGAAGGGCGACACAGAGACGCTCGCCGCGGTGAACGGGGCAATCGAGGCGCTCGCGAAGGAGGGCACGCTCTCCGCGCTGTATGCGCGCTGGGGCCTCTGGAACGAGCCAACGGAAAAAATGCTCGGCGGGCCGAAGCCCCCGTCCACGGTCGTCGCCGAGGCGCACGACGCGTGGCGCGCCGCCGTCGGAAAACCCCTGCCCTTCTGGTCGCGCGTGAAGGAGCGGTACCCGGCCACGCTCGGCCTGTTCGCGCGGGGCGCGCTGCTCTCACTCGTGGTCTCGCTGCTCGCGATGACCGTGGCCGTCACGCTCGGCATGACGCTCGCGCTCGCGCGGGTCTACGGGCCGAAGCCACTCCAATGGCTCGCCGTGGGCTACATCGAGCTCTTCCGCGGCACGCCGCTGCTCGTGCAGCTCACGATGGTGTACTTCGGCCTGCCGGAGCTCGGCGTGACGCTTTCGCCGTTCGTCGCAGGCGTGATCGCGCTCGGGCTGAACTACGCCGCGGCCGAGGCGGAGAACTACCGGGCGGGGCTCGGGAGCGTGCCGGCGGGGCAGATGGACGCGGCGCGGACGCTCGGCCTTTCGAAGCTCGCGTCGCTCCGCCACGTGGCGCTGCCGCAGGCGATCCGCGTGGCCTTGCCGCCGACGACGAACGATTTCATCGCGCTGCTCAAGGACAGCTCGCTCATCTCGGTCGTCACGTTGACCGAGCTCACGAAGACGTACACGAGCCTCGCCAGCGCCATGCGGGATCACCTGGGCCTCGGCCTCGTGGTGGCGCTGTTTTACCTTGGCTTGAGCCTCCCGTTCGCGCGCCTGTCGCGCAGCGTGGAGGAGCGGCTCGGTTCGAAGGTCCGGCGGCCGGCTTCTGCTTAA
- a CDS encoding amino acid ABC transporter ATP-binding protein — MSICVTDLVKRHPGAAAPALAGLCMKVPTGKIASVLGRSGAGKTTLLRCLSGLDPFDGGTIDVGGVTFGAGAKHGSFGGRIGLVFQTFELFPHLSVLDNCTLAPRVVRGEARSRAEARVKELLAELGIEDKAKAYPEALSGGQKQRVAIVRALAMEPSVLLYDEPTSALDPALKHEVGRTLRRVADTGVTQIVVTHDLPVAREASDLVFVLDKGRVAAFGPPAEVIAEAA; from the coding sequence ATGTCGATCTGCGTCACCGATCTGGTCAAGCGACATCCCGGCGCCGCGGCGCCCGCGCTCGCGGGGCTCTGCATGAAGGTGCCGACGGGCAAGATCGCCAGCGTCCTCGGCCGCAGCGGCGCCGGAAAAACCACGCTGCTGCGCTGTTTGTCGGGGCTCGATCCTTTCGACGGCGGGACGATCGACGTCGGAGGCGTGACGTTCGGCGCGGGCGCGAAGCACGGCTCCTTCGGCGGGAGGATCGGGCTCGTCTTCCAGACGTTCGAGCTCTTCCCGCACCTCTCGGTGCTCGACAACTGCACGCTCGCGCCGCGGGTCGTGCGCGGCGAGGCGCGATCCCGCGCGGAGGCGCGGGTCAAGGAGCTGCTCGCGGAGCTCGGCATCGAGGACAAGGCGAAGGCGTACCCGGAGGCGCTCTCCGGGGGGCAGAAGCAACGCGTGGCGATCGTCCGCGCCCTCGCCATGGAGCCCTCGGTGTTGCTCTACGACGAGCCCACGAGCGCGCTCGATCCGGCGCTGAAGCACGAGGTCGGCCGGACGCTGCGGCGCGTGGCCGACACGGGCGTCACGCAGATCGTCGTGACGCACGATCTGCCCGTGGCGCGCGAGGCCTCGGATCTCGTCTTCGTGCTCGACAAGGGGCGTGTGGCGGCCTTCGGCCCGCCGGCCGAGGTGATCGCCGAAGCCGCGTGA